GGCGTGCTTGAGGTCAAgcgagatttatttattgatttcACGGCTAAATTGTGGTTTAAAATTTCATCTGCCTAGGGCCGTGCAACTTTAAATGActtcaatattttattattatcataaaatcTAAACTTTTTATaacaaattgattttttgGCGAATTTCATACCACGAATAAAAAtttaggataaaaaaaaaactagccaAAACTAGCGATACGTATCATCGTACAACTAGTATTTTACCTTATAtgatcaaaaacaaaaatctatGAAAAGTGTTTTTCTTCGCCGTCCCTGCCCTCGATAGTTTTCAGAAACGATAAAAAGTTAGCGCTATAAAGCTCTATAAGTGTTTTATAAATGCTGTTCGCACTAGAGCCGAACTTTGATGGACCGTTTCTTGCACCTCGCTTGGTTGATATTACTACAAAAAATGAAGGCCAAGTACTTCACAACCCTTCACAACATGTTGTACAAACAGTATAGCATTGCTAGACCAGCATGGCAATTCAAATGGTTAACTGATGTGTTTCTTGTGATCCTCAGACGTGCATGTGAGCGAGGGACGTGGGGACAGGCTGAGCTGCACAAAAGCAGTGGGTGTCTGTGAAGAGGTAAACGCGCGGTGGAAGAACATGGAGGATGCACATCACTTACAAGACGACTTCCTCCCGCAGACCCCTTCATGCTTTATAGGTATCTATGACGGCTACTGCGGCGGCACCACCGCGAGAAAGTGCGCGTCGCAGCTACACCAGCTCGTCAGTGAACAACTCGCCTCGCACACAGACCTTACTAAGACCGACTTTAAGACGGCATTTAGGCGATCCTACGCGCGTTTCCAAGAACTACTACGAACCAGGACAGAAGACGAGGAGCGGTCGCGCAATAGGTGGAGCGGCTGCTCGGCGCTGACGTGTGTTGTGACTCCGAGCACGTGCTATCTGTCGCACGTGGGGGACGTGGGCGCAATCCTTATACGCGAGGATGGCGTGACTAAGATCCTCACCAGAAAGCACGACTTGTATAATAAAAAGGAGCGCGATAGGGTGCGTAAGTCCAGCGGCGTGATCGTTAAGACTGAAAAATGCGCGCTTGTTAATGGGGCACTTGGAGTGACACGGGGACTTGGGAATATCGGGGATGGGGAACTGAACCAGTCTGTGATCATCGCGCCCAAGTTTCGCTGCACTTGTCTGACAAATAGAGACCAAGTACTTGTGTTTGCGTCCAGCGGACTATGGAAGGTGTTTTCGGCAGAGGAGGTGGCCAACCTTGTATTAGGATTCTTCAGACAGATCAAGGAAAGCGTGCGCAAAGGGATCATTTGGGGGTCGAGAGTACCATGTGTGTGTGCCAATGGGCATATGGAATTCGAGGGTAAAAAGTTTGCTGCCAGATACGCTAACTGCGGCGCTTACTACCGCAAGTTCTTGCGGCCGGAACCCAAACGAGAAATAGGGCGACCCGCTACAAGCCACATGTTCAATTTCATGAGCTACAATGAACTTGACAACATCACAGAGGAAACGCCTACAACACGGGCAGGGCTGAGCGTGCCGGTCTGGTTTAAGAGGGTTGGCAGGCGACTCAGCGACACGTGTATTGTTTATAGAGACCCAGATGCCATCCAAGACGAACAACTCAATACTTCTCACGAGAGGTTTACAAATCGCCGGCACTCGCTGCCTCATAGGGCTGGTATGACCAAGCTGTATGGCCCTCTAGGGTTCAGACCAGACCTCTCCCCTCAAGATAAGATCGAACTTGTGGCAAAGTCACTGGCAGAGAGAATTGTCAAGAGTGCACTGCTGGCAGGCTCAATAGACAATCTGACAGTTTGTTCTGTGCTACTGCCTGGATTTTCGCTAATCAACGTCTGCACCATTACCCCTGAACTGATACAAAAACTTGATAGACCAGTAACTGGTGATTGGTAAGACTGGCTGGACCGGCATTTAGTGGCTGGTGACCACTAAATGGTGGTATTTATTACtgaattaaaaacaaaacctattctagaaaaatagagtctatttatttgtttgcaaGTATAAGTTTAAAACAATTTGCAAAATTGTGAGTATCAATGAACTTCAGTCATTTCCCAAGTCATCATAGTGTAGTCTGACCATGCAGTGCCTACATTTGATATTATTGATGAGTCTGTCGTTAGCATGTACTGCCGAATCAAGGCAATTGTTAACACAACTTAATTTCACTCGCATTAGTTTGGCAACTTTTCGACCTTTATAAATTTTATGAGGTGCACAATGACCCTATAAGGGATTCTCTAACTCACTTGGCTAACCTGCGATTGATCTCGGTCTAGAAGCCCACTAAGAATCTCTTCAATAAGCTCCTTTTTGTGTTTGGAGTTTAACAATTTCACACCATCTTTATGAGGTTTAGGCATGTTAGGGTTCTCTAAGTAATGCCTGAAACTTggctgaaaagaaaaaaaaagaacaccaCAGCTTGgaaatttttcttttatattcaCAACACCCAAATAAACAGAAAACTTTGACTTATATACTAGGATGATCCATACCATGTCAGGAAGTTGCACAATTATACTCATCAATGATATCTTGAAGAGTGGAAAACCCATCAAGGAAGTCATTCTAGGACAAGAAATTCAAATCTTTTAGCATAATGTATAATTATCTTAGGACTAacagactttaaacaaaactgCAGGACCTTTAACTAGGGGGTATACAGAGTGTATTTACAACCCCATGATACGATAAGGtccaaaattgttttaaatatcTGAGTTATGCCATTATTCTTGAATGTTCTCCCAACCACCAAATTTTCACAAACTATACAGTTATGGGCCTGCATAAAAATCAACCCAAATGCATATGCAATATCTAACCTTTACACAGCCATGTTTTTCAAACCAGTGTAAATAGGCACCAGCATCGAACATGGATTTTGCTCTTGTGAGTATGTTTCCCAACGAGTCCCTGGCTCTGTTTGAGTTTGTGCACAGTGTGAGAGACTGACCACAAAAAGGGGACCCCACTACACTGTGAGGACCTAGAGTTGAACCAACCAATTAACAATTAACTTATATTCAGAATAGTCTGGAGATCTCAGACCCATATCAGTGATCAATATAGCATAAGATCTGAAAGTAACACACAATAGGGAAAAGGACTGGGGAAAGGGAGAGCCATTTTGTAAACTCTTTTAAGTAAGCTATTTCAATCAAGGAGAAAATTTAACTATTGCGACAAATAAtactaactttttttttcactgcaTGTGCTAAATGCATTTCAAGGATACTGTAAAGAGGTAAGTGCTAAATACATACTTATCCAGAAGTCCACAGGAAATGGGTTCCATTCCACACATCTCAGGGTGCCTTTAAGCCTTTTCTCAATCTTTAGCGCAGATTCAGCAAATGTGTTGTCTGTATCGCCTCGAGCAATAAGCAACGAGGCTAGTGTTGAGTACGGATGACCACTTTTGTCATAAAGGTTCATAGAGTGCACTAATGACTGGCAAAGATGATCCCACGATTGTCCCACTTTAACTTTCTCACTGTGATACACTGATACAAATTTTTTGGAAGGTTCTGGACAGATAGAGCGAAGCATTTCCCATGGCTCATTCCCTTTGGGTACATCTAGAGATGCTTCTTGAGGTTTGCTAGTTCCAGAACCTTTGCTAAGGTGAGAAGTGATTCCTCTATATCGCATCAAAGCAGAGGCTGTGGCTCCTGGCTGTTTACACATGTCATTCCTTGTTTCATCATCACTGCCAGTTGTGCTTGATGACTCGTTAAGGTATGAGCATGGGGTCGGACACATACTAGAGTCACTAAAGGCCATTGAAAAATTGTGTGCCTTACTAAATGGAAAGTGAGATGAGTTTAgagtgcattttttttcttccttggTACCTTTTCTGGTACCAACTTTTTTTGAAGTCTTTTTAATTGACTTTGGCTTTTCTCCGAGTGGCTGTAGAACACCAACAAGACTTTTTGCTATGCTGCGATTCATGTCTATAAGAGAAACACTTCCTCCACTCAATACTTGGTGTTCACTTATCTTGACTCGTTGTAGCATTACTTGGCGCAAAAC
The sequence above is a segment of the Nematostella vectensis chromosome 2, jaNemVect1.1, whole genome shotgun sequence genome. Coding sequences within it:
- the LOC5521328 gene encoding protein phosphatase 2C-like domain-containing protein 1, encoding MLHSEKIQLEPVAIEKCDDEDEGHSLLDQSRPKSERLDDYVLVKMNQIRKTSGFAYGFLKSHGDFARSKTSARHTTASRTVNPVEDKSKMAKQDTVSDKFASVTVNLISEVASERKDVEEDERKAHGRLDLGLIDETADSLSRRESSARENQSTEKGGEDSDGESSEQHEFTSVYSENSSEGETRLALPNIVLPCSKCGESINICRLQSHRDLHNALQVLKFAHGYKPASTNALIKRRKLIIQRMQESSAQRGDKGFSDRQLQKINTAFEILKTSLGGRMDSFRLLSNSLDVHVSEGRGDRLSCTKAVGVCEEVNARWKNMEDAHHLQDDFLPQTPSCFIGIYDGYCGGTTARKCASQLHQLVSEQLASHTDLTKTDFKTAFRRSYARFQELLRTRTEDEERSRNRWSGCSALTCVVTPSTCYLSHVGDVGAILIREDGVTKILTRKHDLYNKKERDRVRKSSGVIVKTEKCALVNGALGVTRGLGNIGDGELNQSVIIAPKFRCTCLTNRDQVLVFASSGLWKVFSAEEVANLVLGFFRQIKESVRKGIIWGSRVPCVCANGHMEFEGKKFAARYANCGAYYRKFLRPEPKREIGRPATSHMFNFMSYNELDNITEETPTTRAGLSVPVWFKRVGRRLSDTCIVYRDPDAIQDEQLNTSHERFTNRRHSLPHRAGMTKLYGPLGFRPDLSPQDKIELVAKSLAERIVKSALLAGSIDNLTVCSVLLPGFSLINVCTITPELIQKLDRPVTGDW
- the LOC5521219 gene encoding tubulin beta chain is translated as MSSILLPVGQCGNQIGHELMTLVEKQCEGKPLSHRDGKLRCVCVDSESKVIASNRRSDGVHGQNRDSNIIAGRRGRGNNFALGYHGNSIDEGGTSLLHMTMDAMRKEVERCDSFAGTIVMHSLTGGTGSGLGARLVETLSDAYPLAHVMSVAVSPHVSGESPLQHYNSLLSLAALQRNADGILLFHNDDVLRQVMLQRVKISEHQVLSGGSVSLIDMNRSIAKSLVGVLQPLGEKPKSIKKTSKKVGTRKGTKEEKKCTLNSSHFPFSKAHNFSMAFSDSSMCPTPCSYLNESSSTTGSDDETRNDMCKQPGATASALMRYRGITSHLSKGSGTSKPQEASLDVPKGNEPWEMLRSICPEPSKKFVSVYHSEKVKVGQSWDHLCQSLVHSMNLYDKSGHPYSTLASLLIARGDTDNTFAESALKIEKRLKGTLRCVEWNPFPVDFWISPHSVVGSPFCGQSLTLCTNSNRARDSLGNILTRAKSMFDAGAYLHWFEKHGCVKNDFLDGFSTLQDIIDEYNCATS